The Dasypus novemcinctus isolate mDasNov1 chromosome 11, mDasNov1.1.hap2, whole genome shotgun sequence DNA window GTGTACTAGCTACTGGACCTCCTGGGGTGCTAGGCTGGGCAGGATTGTGTGCCCCACCTAGGCCCTGTCCTTGGGGAGTGGGCATGCCAAGGTAACTGGGGCAGCTTAGCTGGAGACGATGCACATAAAAGTCAGCCGTGCCAGGGGTTAAGGGAGTGTGGACGAGGGCAGAATTCAGTTGAGGTCCCCACCCATCTATAGCTTTAATCTGATAGAGCAGATCCTGTCCTGTCCACAGAAAGCCTTTGCCTACCAGatgactgaaaaaaagaaaaattcttaacTAGACTTGTGAGGACCAGGGGTATAAGTATTTGACTGAGAAAGGGTGTTGGGATCAGGGTGCCCGCAGCCAGGCATAACTCTGATTTCCTTTCAGGTTCAACTCTCTGCTTGATTTTTGGCTGCATTTGGCCTCCCTTCAATGGTTGGCAAGTCCTGAGGGGGAAGGAGGTGACAAGAAGACAGGTTTGCCTGGATGGGCCAGGGGTAGAGAAAGTGGCCGGGGGTTCGAGGATCTTCTTTGCTCACGTGTcacctttcctcttcctccttctctgtgGGTCCCAATCCTGGCCATCCTGACGGCCTCCTGCCTGAAGCCTTGCCGAGCCTCAGTCGGGAGAGAGTGCTCCCGCCTCCCCTGGATTTGCAGAGCACTTGATAGGCCGCTAATGGGGGAGTGGAATTAATCGTGGACaagtctttttttcctccttgagaGAAGCACCGTTGTGGTTCTGGCATCTCcctagcacacagtaggcactcggTGGATAGGTGCTGAGTCAGTCTTGGGGCTATTTgcatcccttcccttcccctgtgTTCTGACCTGGGACTTATCTCTTTAGCTCCTGGGTAGGGTGCCCCTGCTCTCTCCCCCTTTCTTCTtgttcataataataataataataataatcaacatTTAGgtttttatgtgccaggcactatccTAAGGGGAGTGGGAACTGTGATGACTGCTGTTttaagagatgaggaaactgaggctcagagaagacaGTTAACTTATCCATGATTACACCACCAGGAAAAGTTGGGCCCAGAGCACAAGGTTGACTCCAAAACCCAATTTTTAACCACGATGCCTCCCAGCACCTGTCAGGCAGGCTGGGCTGAAGAACGTGCACGCCTGTTCTGCAGGAGCCAGGGGACAAGGGTGATGGGCCTGGTCTccctatacccccaccccacctccacccccaccccccttcaaAGGCAGCTGGGACCTCTCTTAGGCACCCTCCCTGGGATGTGTCTGAGCCATTGTGCTAAGTGCCATAGGTTGAAGGGGACAAAAAAGAGTAAGGAGCTTATGATCAAGTAGAGAGAGATCAGACATGTGTGCAGATGGGTCAGCCCCGCTGGAGGAGCCCGCACCTGCGGTGTGTGCACCTGGCCCCACAGCGTCGTGTCGCGTCCTGTCTGCACCCAGCCCGTCCTTTTCCTCCATACTCCATGTCACACACCTTGACGAGAGGGGCAGTGGGGCAGTGTGACCAGCCTGGTCAGTAGGTAGTGGGGACTCTACCCAAACTCAGCCTTGCCACTCGTGCAACTGCCTGGAGCAGCTCCGCGCCTGGGGATGGCGTTCTTCCTCCCCGCCTCCACGAAGCCGCCCCCTCCGCCAGCCCACGCACAGTTCTCTCTTCTCTGGAATCCTTTTGCCCTCAGAGTCAGCATCACTCGATTTAACCCTCCTTCTCAGTGAAGGGGCCCAGGTGCTCTTGAATTGTAGGGTCTCAGAGCTGAAAGTGATTTCCAAGGTCCTCGTATCCAGTCCTCATTTAAGACTTGAATCCCTTTTGCAACATCCATTAGAGAGCACCCAGCCTCTGCCTGAATGCTCCCGGGGATGGGGAGCTTTCAGCCGCACAGGGTAGCCAGTTTCTGTGCAATTCTGCCATGAGAAAATTCTCCTTGTCTGGAGTCTCAGCCTTTCCTCCTGCAACCTCAGCCCATTGCTCTTGGGCCTCTGGATGCATAGGGAACAAGTTGCATCTTTAGTCCACATGGCAGCCGTTCATTTGTTTGTAGAGATCCATCTTGCTCGGCACCCCCCCCTCCGCCCACCCCCTGACTCCTCCCTTCCATTGTCAGCTAGCCCTGTTCCTGCAGCTGTTGCTTTGCTGGACTGCTTTTGAGTCCACTCCCAGAATGGGTTGCATTTCCCCTGAAGGACTACGATTTGTTACCGCCCTTCCCAAAGTCTGATGCTCATGACCGAACTGGCTCCTCCAGGGATGGCCCTATTGATGCCAAGGACAGGGCACTTCCATGTCCCCCAGTGCCAAGCACCAGGCACATGGTGGGTGCCCCACCCAGGTCCTTTAACTGAGTGAAAGGTCACAGGAGCGGCCAGGGCAGCCTCAGCGCACAGATGACTGGTGTTGAGTGTGCAGCCAGATCGCAGTCCCCAAGTCTTTTCACATTTCCCCCATCCTGTCCCTGTGCAATTGCTTATTTTGGCCCAAAGCATAGGAAGAGATGGTGGGCAGGCCGGGGCTCCGAGCCAGCTGCTGGATTCCCAAGGTTCAGTTCAAATCAGTGTTCACTCTGTTGCAATTCAGAGCTTTACTTCCATCCCCTTCCCAGTGCTTGTCAACTGAGGCACTCTTGGCCTTTTGGGTGGGACAATTCATGTGCCTGGTGGCATTTCTGGGGCCCTTTGTTAAATACCAGTACCTCTAATCTGGGTGCTATTTGTGACACCCAAAAAATGCCTCCAGATCCTTCCAGGTGGGTCTTGGGGAAGTGGTGACTCCCGCCTCCAGTGTGAGAGCCTCAGGCATCCCTCTGACCACATGAGCCAGAAGGCTGCCCGAGCAGCTTGTTCCATGATGCTTGTCCCTTAAGACTCCTAACCCTGTTTCTTGCCTGGTAGAAGGCCCTCCCAGGCCCTAACTCATGCATCAGCTGTGTGAGGTGAAAGAACATTATTCTCCTCAATTACCGTGTTGTCTTCCTAAGCAGATTCTAAACTCCTCGGAGGAGCCGAGCATCCCTGTTTGTACTCTCCCCCCTTCCACCTCCCCCCAGGGCTAGACTCAGTAATTCTGATTAAGTGATTAATTGAATTGGACAGAGGATATTTGCCACAAAGATCCATGGGGGTCCAGTCTAGGCCTCTTTCTTTCTCTAGCATCCGCTGACCCTATGTCCATCTTCTCCCTCCAGGAGACCCCCAAGCTTGCCAAAGGCACGGCCAAGCCAAGCAGCTCGGGCAAGGATGGTGGAGGCGAGAACACTGAGGAGGTAAGGAAgttgtgcatgtgccagctcccgCTCCTTCGTGGCTGTGGGGGTGAGGGGTCCCAGGGGCAGAAGTCATCCAGGCAGAAGGGAAGGAGGATATTGACTCAGCTCCACAGCCTGAGCTGGCTCTGGACAACCCATCCAGACTGCACTCAAGTAGGATTTCTCTTTGGCTTGGTGTAGCCCAAATAAACCCTCCAGTTCTTCAAACTCCTCAGAGATGCCTGTAGAAGTCATTTCTCTGCCTACCAACCCTGAGTGTTGAGAACTTTTTTCTTCAGGCCGATGTGGGGAGCAGTGttggggagaagagaaaaagcacATGGGCACGCGATGGGGTGATGAGTGACTGGGGCTGGGAGTGGCTAGTGCCCCTGAGGCAGGAGGAGCTGGGCCCTGTGCCCATGTTTTCCAGCAAATGGGATCTCCAGAAGCACAGTCACGAGCAGAGGGCAGCACAGCTTGGCAATCTAGGGCTGTAAAGCAATAAATGACAGGCCGAGAGGGCACCAGAGGGTGGAGGGACTTGAAGAAGCCCTGCATACGTTCCTGAAAGTTTGGGGGGGTGCCCCGTGGAATGGTCTGGATGGAGAGTGATCCTGGGAGCAGGTTGCCTGAGCACCCGAACTACCTGGAAGCTGGCGATCCTTCCTTCCTGCTCTGTAAACCTTTTGGAGGGACAGAGGAGAACAGGAAACTGCTCTCAGCACTCTCATTCTGGGCAGgccttgtgggtttttttgttttttgttttttttaaaccagggACTGATTAACAAGTGTTTGGGGTTAACTGGATTCAGATTTTTCTGGGTCCTTCTGGTCCCTATTGCCTCTAAAGAGATCAAAGCGCTTTCACATCTGTGACCACCTTTTGAGGCCTCATTTGAGTAATCAGAAGGAGCAGGATAGATTTTGTCCCCACGGTAGAGGCATGGAGGTTGAGGACCACGAAGATCAATTACTCCTTCCTCTACACTTGTGCAGTAAGCTgaatgtgcttctttttttttttttttttaaagatttattatttttatttatttaattcccctcccctcccctggttgtctgtttttctgtgtctttttgctgcgtcttgtttctttgtccgcttctgttgtcgtcagcggcacgggaagtgtgggcggcgccattcctgggcaggctgctcccttcttcgggctgggcggctctccttatgggtgcactccttgcgcgtggggctcccctacgcgggggacacccctgtgtggcagggcactccttgcgcatatcagcactgcgcatgggccagctccacatgggtcaaggaggcccggggcttgaaccgcgggcctcccatgtggtagacagacgccctaaccactgggccaaagtccgttttccctgaaTGTGCTTCTTGAATCGTTCTTATCACTTGGTGTTGTAACCATTTGTTCCCATATGTGTGTCTCCTCCCAGACTGTGACCTCTGAAAGCAGGAGCTGTGTTACTGCTTCTTCCTCATACCTGTGTGCTCAGACACTTATTCATAGCAGGTCCCCAGTACATGCTCTTGGGAAACACAACCTCTGGGCTCTGTCTCCCCTACAGGAATGATGACATTTGTGCGACCTTAAGGGAAGGTGGTTGGGTGCTAGCACCTAACATTCAAAGCAGCAAGAGGGACTTAGAAGCAGGATTTAAAGGCAGAGAACGGAATGTTGAGCTGCCTCTTCCCACCCTTTGCCTCACTGACTCCTCCTTCTTCAGTTAACAGACTGGAGAAGTCATTTATTTGAAGCAGCCTTCCTTGACCAGCCACCCCCCATGCCCAAGATGTGGTCAGCACCCCTGCTATTTGCTCTTCTGGCACCCGGTACTGCTCCATGGCGGCACTTAACGACAGCTGTAATTAAACAGTTCTGTGTGAATTCATTGTTTACTGGCGGCCTCCTGTGTTAGTGTGTGAACTCCATGAGGCTCTTGCTCCCCGCTGTTGGTAGGCACACGGGAGGCACCGGGATTTGAATGGCATTAGAGAGTGAATGAGTGAACTggtgaatgaagaaatgaacaaacGTCAGGTCAGAGCTGGAAAGGACCTTAGAGTCTAACTCTTTCCTTTCCTAGATGGGAAAATGAATGCTCAGACAGGTTAAGCAGTCTGCTGGGACCAACTGCTGTGAACTCTCCATTTCCTTTTAGACGTATCTGTTGATGGCAGAGGGTCCATTTCAAGCCCTCTGGAAATGGAGAGTGTTGCGTTCACTTTGGGTCCCATTTCGTGAGAGGCTGCTCAGGGCTTCCAGTGAGACAACTGCAGTAATTCTAACCCATGACTTTCCAGAAACATACCCCTTTGGTCCCAGGCCAGGGGGATGCTGGAAAAGTTGGGGGCCAGACTGTGAGGCCCACGTTGTCAAAAGCTGTTTGGCTCTGGCCTTCCCTTGCCCTTTTTCTAGTCCAGAATTTTGGGCTCTGCCAACCAAATTCACCCTGTGTCAGGCTTTTGCCAGTGCTTTTCCAGTTGATCCTAATAATAACAGCAgatcacatttattttattgagCAATTACCATGTGCCAGACTCTGTGTGAAGTACTTTTCATGCATTACCTTGTTTAATGGTCACAACACTGCCCTGAGGTCATACTATTATtgtcacccccattttacagatgaaactgAGGCTTCGAGATGTTAAATAGATTTTACTCAGCAAGTAAATGGCACAGCTGGAATTCAGCCCAGATCAGAGCACTGCACTCCTGTGTCCTAAATGACTTGATACTCTGGCTCTGAAATCCTGGAAGAGAATCCTAGAATTGAAGGGTGCTTTGGGAGATCAGGTCAGACACACTGTGACCTGCCTCTGCAGGAAAGGGGGTTTCCAGGTCCATCTTCAGAGAAAGCAGTTCAATGCCGTCGACTCTTCCATGTGCCGTGCCCAATGCTGAGTTCTGAGAGTGGGggcagaggaagggagaaattaTCTCAATCTTTCCCACTTTGGCCTGTCCTTCCTATAATGACTTGTCCTAAAAACATTTTGGTCTTATGAGTCCTCTACTTAAAAGCCTCTGTTGGCATCTCATTGCTTACAAGTTAAAAGCAAATCCAAACTTGCTAGCTGGCTGAACTGCCTCCACCCCATTCTTCTAGCACCTATCTTGTTTCTTGTCCTGCTGAACTTTCCATCTTCTGATATGACAAGCCCTTTTTATGACTCAGGGCCTTTGCTGATGCAGTTCCATGGGCCAGGAAGGctggctttctctcctttcttagctttctttctaaaatCAGATTTATGCCTTAAGAGTCAATCCAAAGTCACCTCTTTTGGGAcgtctttcttttcttgtaggcAGAGTTTGTAGCTCAGTCACCCATGTTCCCGTATCCCTTGTGGCTCTGTCACTTTTCCCTTGTACTATCAACTGCTTCCGTGACTTTCTTGCCCACTGGACTGTGAGCTCTTTGACGGCAAGAGCCTTGTCATATTCACCTTTTACCTCTAATGCTTAGCATTTAATCTGCAATTTCTACTGTTGGTTTTTATCTTTCagctttctctttcagtacaCTCTATCGTGCTTAAATTAtgtttctgtttcttcctttatttatgtTTACATGTTTGGGTTTAATTGGTGTCTGTGTTAGGTCTGACTAGGATTGCTTCAGAGTGGTCAAGTTTGGTTGAAATATCCTGGGTGTGAGTTTTGGTGCTTGTATTAGTTTTCTGAGGCTGCTGTAATAAATTGCCATAGgagatggcttaaaacaacagaaatgtattctctcactgTCCTGGGGGCCGGAGGTCTGGAATCAAGGTGTTGGCTGGGCCCAGTGCCCGCCAAGGCTCCCGGGGGAGaacccttcctgcttcttccggCTTCTGGTGGCCCCCGGCGTTGCTTGGCTTGTGGCAGCGTCACTTGATCTCTGCCTCCACCCTCACACggccttctcctctgtgtcttctatTTCTGTGTCTTTATCCTTCGTTCATAAGGACCCTTGTCATTGaatttagggcccacccagataatccaggatgagCTCCTCTCAGATCCGTCAGTTAATTACCTCTGCAAAGGCCCTTTTTCCACCTAATGTCACAAGTTCTGGGTGGATATAGCTCTTGAGGGTCACCGTGGTATTCAGCCCATCTGGTGCTTAAATTCAGAGTGCCACCTGACCGCTGGAGGCCTGAATctaggaaggcttcctggagtaTGGATCTCGTTGAGAGCGTAGAAGTGGGAGGAAAAGGTGCTTGAGGTGGAGGAGATGGCCGTTACCGAGTCTCGGAAGTGGGAATGGGCAGGACATAGCAGGaggtggaggacagtttggtccGGTCGCCTTGGGTCAGTGTCTACCGCTGCTCCGTAGGCTGCAGAGGGTTCTCGGGACTcatctgcctcccacccccactccagctCATTGGAGAAGTTAGAGGAGAAAAGGCTGACCCCGAGGTGAGTCACCGGCCTGTGCCCATACCTCCCTTCCGATAAGCCTGTTCCCTAGCGAAGGCGAACAGACCCAGGGACGGCTTGTAGGGCCTTGGCGGCCAGGGGCTTTCCTGGCTGAGGCAGCTGTCTCTCAGATGCCTCTTGTGTCGGAAGCCAGTGGTCCTCACAGCACCAGGGAGCCAGTGGTCCTCACAGCACCAGGGAGCCAGTGGTCCTCACAGCACCAGGgtgctctgggggtgggggtgggggtggggcaggctaagcctgctcagctgctctctgGCCACTCCAGCCTTCAGTGGTACGATCTCAGTGGCAGGGACCTCgggtgtttaaaaaaaacaactctttttTTTCAGCTCTGCAACCCTCTGTTTTCTTGAGACCTGACTAGGAGAACGGTTGGGAAATCACTGGTCTAGTCCACCCCCCTCCTTGTCGGCAGAGAAAATTGAGGTCTTGCTTTTCCCCGGATGTCCCCTCAGTTCCAGCATCATGGAGGGGCCGCGCGTCTGCCTCTTctctgggagggtggagagagATGCTCTTCTTCAGTGTCTTGTCCCTCAGGCTGACACCGAGCCCCTCACTCTCCTATCACCCATGCCTCCCCGAACCACTCTGCTTCCGACGCTGGGCAGTGCTCTGTTCtgagggttcctgggttcctgggACAGAAGAAGGGCTCTGGGAGGCGCCTGGGCAGGAACGGACAGCCTCGAGAGCCTTAATTAACCCATCAGGCCTTCGTTGAGTGCCCTGTAGGTGCCGGTGCTGGGGGAGCCCAGAGGAATGTAAGCAGGGGTCCTGCTCTCAAGGAGCTGGCCAGCTAGGTGGGTGGATGGCGCAAGAACACATCAGCAACTGAGTAAGAGGTGTTGCTGCAGGGAAGGGTGACCACAGAGCCCATGGAACAGACAAGGTGTGTCAGCAGGGTTGTGGGGTGGGAAGCACGCAAGGGCCAGAAAATTTTCTAGAGACTTATGCTGGGTCTGCAAGATGCATTGCTTTCCTGGGCCCCCCATTTTAAACACAAGGAGGATAATGGACTCAAAGGAGCATTTGAGGTATGCTAATTTCAGGATCTTCCCGTTTGCATTGCTAGAATCTGAGGATgggaagtaataataatgataataataaagaaCGCTCTTAAAAAGCCCTTCGTGTGCCATGTACATGTGCCTTATTACAAACCTGTGAGGTAGGCACTGTTGATCATCCCCATTTTGTAAATGAGACAGCTCAGGTACAAAGAGGCATTATGACTTTCTGGGGGTCACTCAGATGGTAAGTCTGGTTTGAGCCTGTGCTCTTGACCGCTGAGTTACACGGTTAAGGGTTTGGTTGTTCCTTGGGCGGGGGAATGGGAGCCTGGAGCAGAGGAGGGTCTGGGCGCACAACAAGCTCTGGCCCTCCCAGCCTCCTGCCATCTTCCCCTCCGTGCCCTCATCCCCCGCCACTGAGACATTGTAAGTCCACCACACGCAGACCCCAGACTCCAGTATGCCTTTTCACTCTCTAACCAAAGTCACCCTGGTGGAGCACCGATAGCAGGAAGAAAGGCACGTGCTGGCTGCTCTGACCCCGCTTTCTTGCATTCCTCTAGTCCAggcattcttaaccttttttgttccatggacccctttgccagtgaggtgaaaaccatggagcccttactaagtccacactaccctgtgtattatttaataaatatatcacacctgcaccaacatgtccccacaggaatagtgtttttttttttttgaatttccattccagctcacagatccctggttaagaacccctggactagTCCCATTTCAGGTGGAGAGGGAGAAATGGGCAACATGCTAATGAGCTACCCTGGACCCCTAGGTCTGCCCCAGCCTGGACCCAGGACACCTCTCCTGTTTTCTGATTCTCAGATAAGTCACAAACCCAGGATGATTGCTTTTATACAAAATTCAGAGTATACAAATGATACCatttctgccttcttccctcctcccactcCAGAGGCGCTCAGCTTCTCCCATTCATAGAGTAAGGAGTACGAGAAGTCTGCGTGTGGGGACGGGGGCCCGAGGGCAAGAGGTCACTGGGCGACGTGGGCACCTGTTGGATATAGCCTGGCACTTCTGGGCTTGGTCTAGTCTCTGGCTGGGGGCAAGGACTGTCCTGCAGCTCAGCCTCTCTCTGCTCCCAGGAGGGCACTGCCTGGGCAGCCCAGGCCCGCCTGTGGGTGGACATTCCTGCAAACACCTGTGTTTAGACTTCTGCAGATGGGCCTCGTGGGCCTCTGACACCGGTATCTGGGAGGAAGTCAAGGGGTATCTTTTAAAagttaactgtatttttcccataataAAATCAGTGTAAGCATGCAGAAGGtttagaaaagtagaaaaaagtaGGCTGTGAGCTCTTACTCCCAGAGACAGTCATTAGCACGATGGTGGGCTTGTTCTCGTTTGTTTCTTTaccttgttttttggttttgtacaTGTGTTTTAATGTAGTTGAGCTCATTTTGCTTATGAAGTTATATATTGTCCTTATTTAACTTAGCAGAGGAAGCAATTTTCTACCATTacataattttagtttttttcttttgttttaaattttttatcaaaGTAATTCCGTGCACATAGTTCACAAAGTCATATACTACCAGTAGGCCTCTGAGGAAAAGAGTAGCCCTTGTTCCATGTTGCTGTGCTCCCAATTGTTCTGTGGCAACTGCTTTAAACTCTTAGCTCTTTCCTCTGAGATTGGCTTCTATATTTCTAAATAAGATTATTTtgccacttttatttttaagatttttagatTTAGACATCATCTCTTGACTTTCTGCTATGGAAAAATTAAGGCTTCAGTTCTCTTATACCCTGCATAGTCATTTCCCCTCTTCCCAAAATATTTATCACCAATTTTGGGTAAATTATTATGATTATGTAAATATTTTGCACAGCTGAACCTTGTATGATTACGTTTATTGTGTAGTTTTCATAAACACAATTTAAACTCCATAATATTCCATgtacttaaaatttaattttttctattataaaaaaGTGTTGAAAATGTTTTCACACAAAGCGTTTGTATATTTAGACTTTTTCTTAGGGTCAATTTCTAGTAGTTAAACTGCTGAGACATGGaaacacattgtttcttttactttttagttGAAGAAGGTTACACATACACTTAAGCAGATCCAGTATAGCAATCTTAGATCTCCTGCTGCATGGATAGTTTCCATATGTATACACCATGTAACCACCTCCCAGATCCAGACAAGATATAGAATGTTTCCATCACTCAGAAGGTTCCTCATACCCCTTCTCAGTACTTGCACACCCTGTCCCCTGCTTGGGCAGATAACCACTTTTCTTACTTCCATCACGATCATTTACTTTTGCCAGTTCTTGGACTGGAATGAACATTTGGAGGCTCTTGATGCACAGACAGTGGGCATCAGCTGGGGAGACGTGATAGGCCCAGGGTTACAGCTCTTGGTTATCCTTAGGCCTCTGGCCTTAGTGCCTTCACAGCCAGTGACTTTGATCCCTGGCATCaatgggctgggggtggcgggggcCCAGGTCCAGGGTGGGGAAAAGTATCTTGGGGAGTAGACTTCAAGGAATGACTTGTTTGACCAGGCCCAGCCCCAGCCGCAGCCCCAGCCCCAACCCCCATCATCCAACAAGCGTCCCAGCAATAGCACGCCGCCCCCCACGCAGCTGAGCAAAATCAAGTACTCAGGGGGTCCTCAGATCGTCAAGAAGGAGCGGCGGCAGAGCTCCTCCCGCTTTAACCTCAGCAAGAACCGGGAGCTGCAGAAGCTTCCTGCCCTGAAAGGTACGTGGAAATGGGCAAGGGGGCTAGTGCAACAGGCCTAGGGGGCATTGGACCGTGGAGATAGAGGTTTGGGGGACATTTTAAGGGGAAGGGAATTCTAGAGGATGTGCAATGGGGTGCCACTAGGCTAGCAGTGCTAGGGGAGCAGGACagcagcagggtggggagagggaaaagcCTGTAAGGTGACTAGGGTATTGCAGTGAAAGACCAGGGAGGACAACCTGACTCTTGGGGCCCCCCACAGATTCGCCAACCCAGGAGCGAGAGGAGTTGTTCATACAGAAGCTCCGCCAGTGCTGCGTCCTCTTTGACTTTGTGTCAGACCCACTCAGTGACCTCAAATTCAAGGAGGTGAAGCGGGCAGGACTCAACGAGATGGTGGAGTACATCACCCATAGCCGCGATGTTGTCACAGAAGCCATTTACCCTGAGGCTGTCACCATGGTGGGctcagggaaagggggaaagggtcaGGGGCTGGGGCCCTGGACAAGACCAGTGGGGCTCTAAACTGGGCCCCACCCCTCAGTTTTCAGTGAACCTCTTCCGCACGCTGCCACCTTCATCAAATCCTACCGGGGCTGAGTTTGACCCAGAGGAAGATGAGCCCACCCTGGAAGCTGCCTGGCCACATCTCCAGGTATCAAGGCAAAGGGACAGGGAGGCCCTGGCTGCAGAGAATTGGGGGCACTCTCTGATACCGCAGCTAAGGGGCATCTCCCAGCCCTTGGGGAGTACCCGCTAAGCAGATGCTGCTTCTTTCTCCCACAGCTTGTATACGAGTTTTTCTTACGTTTCCTTGAGTCTCCTGATTTTCAACCAAACATAGCCAAGAAGTACATTGACCAGAAGTTTGTCCTTGCTGTGAGTTCCCGAAGTTCCTGCTCTTCCCCAttccttcctttccatgaacTCTAGCCTCATGTCCCCCCATGCCCCTATGCCAGCTGCTGTTTTTCTTTATGCCAAACATACTGGGTTTCAGTTGTGTCTGGTACAAGAAGACTACAAGGGTTTAAAAGGCCTATTCTGTGCCCTTGAAGACACTTAGAGCATAatggaaacaaaaaataacacAGCACCTCTTCCCCCTCAACTGGATATGTACACATTTACCCAGATGTCATCTCAGCTCGAGCAATACAGTAGTCACTCTGCTTCTCAGAGGCTTGTCCACACCCTCTCCAGAGCAGCCCTGGGCTTCCCCTGGCCAGGACCCTGTATCCAGCCCTGCCTTTCCCTGGCTCCTGCCTTACACGCCACCTGCCTGCCCTCCCACTCCCAGCTCCTGGACCTGTTTGACAGTGAGGATCCTCGGGAGCGGGACTTCCTCAAGACCATCTTGCATCGCATCTATGGCAAATTTTTGGGACTCCGAGCCTATATCCGTCGGCAAATCAACCATATCTTCTACAGGTGAGGCCAGGACCCCGAGTAGCAGAGCAAGCTCCCCACTGAGATGGGGTGGGAGGAGGTTGGTAGGGAGGACTCTGCAGACAGCAGAGGCTGGAGGAACGTTAGGGGTTGTGTCAAGAGGACTTTCTCTTCCCTCAGGTTCATCTACGAGACAGAGCATCACAACGGGATTGCTGAGCTCCTGGAGATTCTGGGCAGGTGAGAGGGGGTGTGGGCGCCGATGCCTGAAAAAGGTGCATTGAGCTTGGACCTGGCCCTTTGGTCCTAACAAATCTCCCTCTCTGAACACTCAGCATCATCAATGGGTTTGCCCTGCCCCTTAAGGAAGAGCACAAGATGTTTCTCATCCGGGTTCTGCTTCCCCTTCACAAGGTCAAGTCCCTGAGTGTTTATCACCCTCAGGTGAGCTGCTTTCCTCCTGATGATGCCTGACTCAGGTAGTAgcgaaaagagaaagagggagggaaggtaTTCTTGTTGGGATAGGATGGCAGAAAAAGTAGGTGGGATCATTCCTTCCCTGCACCTCCCTTATCATTCTGGGATCTAATGGCTGCTGCCGACCATTCTGAGACATCCTGGGACCTGCACCTCACCTTTTTACCTCACCTTTTTGCAGTTGGCATACTGTGTGGTACaattcctggagaaggagagcaGCCTGACTGAGCCGGTAATTCCCCTTCTACGCCCCAGGGTCCACCTCTTAACTGCCATCA harbors:
- the PPP2R5D gene encoding serine/threonine-protein phosphatase 2A 56 kDa regulatory subunit delta isoform, with the protein product MPYKLKKEKETPKLAKGTAKPSSSGKDGGGENTEEAQPQPQPQPQPPSSNKRPSNSTPPPTQLSKIKYSGGPQIVKKERRQSSSRFNLSKNRELQKLPALKDSPTQEREELFIQKLRQCCVLFDFVSDPLSDLKFKEVKRAGLNEMVEYITHSRDVVTEAIYPEAVTMFSVNLFRTLPPSSNPTGAEFDPEEDEPTLEAAWPHLQLVYEFFLRFLESPDFQPNIAKKYIDQKFVLALLDLFDSEDPRERDFLKTILHRIYGKFLGLRAYIRRQINHIFYRFIYETEHHNGIAELLEILGSIINGFALPLKEEHKMFLIRVLLPLHKVKSLSVYHPQLAYCVVQFLEKESSLTEPVIVGLLKFWPKTHSPKEVMFLNELEEILDVIEPSEFSKVMEPLFRQLAKCVSSPHFQVAERALYYWNNEYIMSLISDNAARVLPIMFPALYRNSKSHWNKTIHGLIYNALKLFMEMNQKLFDDCTQQYKAEKQKGRFRMKEREEMWQKIEELARLNPQYPMFRAPPPLPPVYSMETETPTAEDIQLLKRTVETEAVQMLKDIKKEKVLLRRKSELPQDVYTIKALEAHKRAEEFLTASQEAL